From the Mesorhizobium loti genome, the window CGTCGACGCATAGCCGCAACGGGCGGAGCACGGAGGCGCCGGAAACGGCGATCTGCAAACTCTGGCAATCCTGTCGCAGCAGCACGTGCTGCATCCCTGCTCGCGTCAGCAGGACGTATCGGTGCGCGCATAGTTTGGAAACATTTCCAGCTAAACCGCCTCGAAAGACACAACAGTATGCCTCAATAGGTTTTCCGCCGTCCGAAAGGTGGGGTGACTGAGGCTTTTAGGTGAAGGAACGATTTTTCCGGATGCAAAAGCGTCCGGAAAAATCCTCTACGGAACAAACAGAGAATTGACCGCATGGAGGGCATTTCGCCCGACGCACAACGATACTCACCCCCCAGCGAGTTCTGCTGTACACACACAATGGAGCCTTCTAGGCATGGAAATAGGAAAGGGCAACACTTCCTCTCGAGCGCAAATCCGCCTAGCGCCTTATTTGCGCGAGCAACGCGTCATTAATCGTCAATTTGGGTTATCGATTTCTTCTCATGCGGTAGGCCTCCAGGCTTGAATAGGGAACACGAAGTGGGCAACATCGATCGGTCCAGGAGGCGACGAAATAGCAGGCGCAACAACCGCATCGGGCCTTATGCGAAATCTGTTGCATCAGCTCTCGTGGCCGTCACGCTGCTCGGTGTCGGCTCAGCTTGGTATCACAATACAAATCCCCTCTTCGCGGCAGACACCGGGAAAGGAGTAGAGCTGATTGGCCGCGCTTCCGTGGTCGATGGCGACACGATCGAAATTCATGGCGAGCGTGTCCGCTTCAACGGGATCGATGCACCTGAGTCTGCCCAGACCTGCGATGACCGCGAAGGCAAGGCCTATCGTTGTGGTGCTCAGGCAGCCAAGGCCGTCGACGCGTTCTTATCCGCGTCCTCGCCCACTCGTTGCGACTTTGTAGAGCGCGATCGGTACGGCCGCTTCGTCGGCGATTGCTATCGGGCAGATGGCACAAGCGTCCAAGCGTGGATTGTCGGAAATGGGTGGGCGATGGACTGGCCGCGGTACAGCAACGGCAAATACGCGAACCAGCAGGAAGCCGCGAAAGCCGACCGGCTCGGAATCTGGGCCGGAACCGTGCAGCCGCCTTGGGAATGGCGGGCTGAGGGCCGCAAAAATCTGCCTAGCCAACCAGCGCCTCTGGTTGGCGTCACCTCCGGCGGCGCCAAAAGCTGCAACATCAAAGGCAACATCAGCACTACTGGCGAACGCATCTATCATGTGCCTAGCCAGCAGAACTACGAGAAAACCAAGATTACGGAGGACACCGGAGAACGGTGGTTCTGTTCAGAAGCCGAAGCACAGGCAGCCGGATGGCGTGCTGCCAAGAGATGACGATTTCTGGGATTGGATTGCAGCGGCCGACCATCCGAATGAACCACACCGTCGACGTCCTGCATATGTCGTGTGGCCGAATCCGAGCACCCTAAAGTGGACATCCTGGACGAATTCCCGGCATAGGTAGCAAAAGGCGCCTTCGACGCCCGGCTGTCGCAATTGCGATGGTGAAATCCGATCAGATGCATTTCTATGTGCGCCACTGCAACGGAGAGAGGCCGATGACGAGCATGACCAAAGGAAGCTGTCTGTGCGGAGCCGTTGCCTACGAGGTACATGGCGACTTGCGTCCGATCGTCGCCTGCCACTGCAATCAGTGCCGGAAAGCATCTGGTCATTACGTTGCAGCGACTCAGGCTGAACTCAAGGATGTCGTCATCAAAGGCGACACGCTGAAATGGTTTCAGTCCTCTGAAACGGCCAAGCGAGGCTTTTGCTCGAACTGCGGCAGCAACCTGTTTTGGCAGGGTTTCGGAAGGCCTCATATTTCTATTTGGGCCGGCACCATCGACGGTCCAACCAAACTAAGGATGGAGAGCCAGTTGTACCCTGAATCGGCCGGCGACTATTACGATCTCCCCGATATTCCCGTGGTGGAACAATCGTCCCTCAGAGAATGAACATATGGTCATGCTGTCGAGACCAGGACCGCAGCTCGCGATGAGGCGGTCGGTCAGACCTGGTGGCGTTTACTGCCGAAATCTAGCTCGTCGAATCCGCGATTGCGCGGGTTCCCCGATCACTTCTCATTATTCGTCACAATGCCGTCGCAGGGCCAGACTACCGCCACGTATTGACGATCCACGGCGCGACAAGACCGTGGCATCGCAGCCCGGCGATGAAGGTCTGCGTCTGCCATTTGCCGAATGGCGCATGCGTCCTGAAGCGCTCGCCCTTCGGCGCCCAGCCGGTGCGTTTGGTCAGCTTGGTATTGGTCGACGTCTCATCGATGAAGATCAGCCGCGCCAAAGCCTTGTTGAAGAACCGCTTTCGCCGCCCGGTCCACAATTCACGCGCCTGGCGCACGTCGGCCCGCTGCTGCTCGCTGGCCTGTAGAGTTTTTTTTATGACTGAGCCCCAGGCGATTGAGCAGGCGCCCGACATTGGAGCGATGCACGCTTACCCCACGCACCTCCAGTTCGACGCAAAGCTCATCCAGCGTCAGTTCGCCGGTCTGGGCCAATCGCAAGCGAACAAACTCGGCATGCGGCTCAAGCTTGCCGCCGCCCACATGGCCCTGCCGGCGCGCTTCAAGCGAACCGGTCTGCCGGCGCAGGTTGATCAGATTGTTCACAAAGCGAGGCGAAACGCGGAAATGGCGCGCAGCCTCGCGGTGACCATGTCCCTCATCGACATACGCAACAACACGCCGACGCAACTCAAGCGGTAGCGGCTTGCCCATCGCGGTCTCCTTTCAACCGCAATGAATCACGAACTCAAATCAAAGGGAATCCTGAATCCCTTAAATCGCGACACGCTTTAGCCCAAAAGCAACAGTCACAACTTCTCTCAAGTCCGCACGATCCGCCTCCTCGTCGCCTTCCAGCAAGCGGTGCCAGAGCTTCGTCGATCCCTGTGGTTCTGCGTGCTGCCTCAATGCCAGAAGCGCCTCGTGTTAACAAAGGTGTCATGCGCTTCTGCGGCGTCTTCAAGAAGCTTGGACTTGTCTTCGGAGCGGAAGAGATCCGTCGCACCAGCCACGTCCGAAAGCGCCAGCGCTGCCAGCATATCGGGGGCGGTGGCGAGATCGTTGAGGCTGCCGAGCTGATCCTGCAGGTCCTTCATCGCCATGATGAACCGTCGATGGCGTTTGGCTTCCGCCTTGCTCTTGTAAAGCGGCTCGAAGAACTCCGCCGCATAGCGCAGTTTCTTTGCGGCGATGCGCACTTCATGGCGGGTCTCGTCATCGGCATCGATCAGATTGTTGCCGCCCTTCGCCACCTTTTTCCAAAGTCTATCAAATACACCGGAGGCGAAATCCCGCGACGACTGCTCGTGCAACGTTTCGTCCGTTTGGTCGGTTCGCCAGTCCCTGATGGAAATCCACTCGGCGGCATCGATCATCAACGTGCGGGCGCGCGCCGAGGAGAGCGATGCTTCGACCGCCGCATAGGCTTCGTCGCGCGCGTCTTGAAGACGGATTGAAAGAGCCTCGCTCGAAGCGCGGTCGATCATCACGTCGATATTGCGCGCATCGCCAAATTCCGAGGCGAGCCATGTCAATTCTTCGCGCAGGCGGTCGAAACGGCAGTCGTCGAACTGCGACTTGCAGATCGAGCATAGGGAGCGCAGCCGTCGCAGCGACACGCGAGCCTAGTGTACGGCCTCGGCATCGCGAAACCAGCCCAGCGCCGTTTCATTGAGACGAAACTGTTTGAGACACGCCGCTGCGATGCGCGCGAAAGCCGTTGCCGCGCTCATCTCGCATGTAAGCGGGGTCGCGGCCGCGTTCACAGCACAGGGCGCCGAGCCAAGCAGACGATAGCCCCGTTCCGCTTTGCTCAGCACCCCAAGATGTGCCGGCGTGATCAGGTCGACTTTCCGGGCGAGCGCAAACAGCGCTGTCGTGAACCCGCCTTCTTTTCCAACTCTATCTCGCAGAGCGGCGCCTCACGATCGGCCGCAAGGACCTTGCCAAGATCCAAAGCGACTTCGATCGTGGCGTCGCCATCCATCACATTCCAACGATGCCGTTTGACATGAACCTCGAACAAGGGCGCAAGCTTTGGGCCAGCCCCTGCAAGCAGGTCTCGAATCTGCGGACCGTCAAGTATCGGGGTATCGCCGTAGACCGGTCGCTCCCATTCCTCGCGCGTGAACGATCCGACCGCGGCACCATCGCCGGCTTTGACGGTTTGTATCCGTTCATTTCCCGATTGCCGAATGCGAAGCGACAGGCCGCGCTTGGACAGATCCCATCCAGGGGTGTCGAAATAGATGGATCTCTGCTGAAGAATGGTGGGCGAGGATCCGAAAGGATTTTTCCTCAGCAGCGACGCTGCACCCGACCGCGAGAGCTCGAGCTTCAGTTCCGTTTCCTGCATGATGTCCTCGGCGTCGCTTCACGATAATCGGAGGGACCCCACCACATGGTGCGTCACACTCGGTTTTTGATATCACGAGTCCATGTGACCTGTTCACTGTCCTTGAATGCCTTGTGCAGCATGGCTTCCAGCATCCGCGTCGGTTCGCGAATGCGCTCTCCAAAACAGAGTTGAGCACTTTTTTGCGGATGCGCAGGAAGCCCTTCGTCGGTACGAAGGGAAGATTTGCCCGTCCTATAAGGGCAGCGCTCCGGTCCGAATTGGGCCGAAGCCAAAGGAATTGCGGTCGTGGCGAAACGGTAGACGCGCAGCGTTGAGGTCGCTGTGGGGCAACCCGTGGAAGTTCGAGTCTTCGCGGGTTTCAAACTTTTTTTGGAAACTGCAGGAGCTTGCCCTTTTTCGCCCCGGCCTTGATCGCTGCCGAGCGCTTCTTTTCGGCAGCCATTGCACCATACTGACGCCGGGTTGCCGTTGCCTCGCAGGGTGCGCATATTGGCGGCAGGAAAAAGGGGAGGGAACTCGATGAGCAGGACACCAAAGCCACCCAAGGGAGGTCTAGCTGGCGTCGACGAGTTGCAAAAGTCGATGAGAGAGATGAGGGCAGCCGAACTGGCTATTCTGAATCAACTCGTGAAGGAAAAGCCCGAATTAGCGAAGCCGGATCGGCACGATGATCTCCTTGAAGAATTCAAGCGGCGCCTAGAGAAAAGCCGCCCCCGATAAAAGGGGACGGCTTGGCCAACGCCACCATTGGCGGCCGGGTAATCAGGCGGGCCGCGTCAAGGCCGCAGATGGGGGAACGTGGCTATCATCCATGCTCGAAGCGCAAGGATATCCTCCGCAGGTCGGTCCCGGTAATACTCCTCGATCTCATGTAAGACCTCTACTAAATTAGGGCTCATTTGCTTTGCCAGGGGTGACGCCGGCAGCGCCCTGGTCGAGGTCGCGGGGGCTAAGAGTCGGTTTGGAAAATCACGGATGGGCGTTTCTGCGTAGCATGATGCCGCCCATGGCGACGAGGATCATGGCCTGCGAGACATCGATGCGCTGCTCGTAATCGCGCACGAGGCGTCGCCACCGGATCATCCATCCGAACGTCCGTTCGACGACCCAGCGACGCGGTAGAACCTTGAAGCCTTTCTGGTCGTCGGTGCGGCGGATGATCTCGACGATGAAGTCGAGATAGCAGGCCTTATCCATCAGCTTGAGCCGGTCATAGGCCCCGTCGGCGAAGAGATGCTTGACCCACGGCCAGCGTTTGCGGATGCCGTCGAGTATCGCCTGCGCACCCGCGCTGTCGGAGATGTCAGCGGTGGTCAGGTTGACCATCAGGAGCCGTCCGTCCGTATCGACCGCAATATGGCGCTTGCGCCCGACGATCTTCTTACCCGCGTCGTAGCCTCGTGCTTTTGCATGGGGTGCCTTGATCGACTGACTATCAATCACACCAGCGCTGGGTGAAGGTTCGCGGCCCTGCCGCTCGCGGTCGAGCATCAGTTCCACGTCGTGGATCGTCTGAAACAGGAAGCGCCGTGCCAACTCGCGGAACCAGCTATAGACCGTCTGCCACGGCCCAAAATGAATGGGCAACATCCGCCACCCACAGCCTGAGCGCACCAGATAGCGCACCGCGTTGATTACCTCCCGAAAATCCACCTCGCGGGGACGCCCACGCCGACCAGGAACCGGCATCAGTGGCGCGATCCGCTCCCATTCCTCATCTGTCAGATCACACGGATAACGCTTCGTCTTACGCGCGATCTTGGCAACACGGCCACGGCTCTGTTCGGTCCACATCCTCGCTCTGAATCAGACTTCATGCGCAAACGAAACCCCTCAAATCCGATTTTCCAAACAGCCTCTAATCCGTCAAGTATTGAGCGGCGGGATATTTTCGTGGTATTAACGCAATCGGTCATTGGAAGCTCCTACTAGCTTTTGGTGACAAGTAGCGGGAGGCTTGTTGGTCGCAAGCCCCCGCTGCGAACCTCAGAATCATTGCTGGATTTGCATATTTTTGCAAGAGGGGGCCAGTTATTTATACACTTCATGCATTTTTATGACTTCAGTTTCCCTTGAGATCAGCCGTCAGTTATTCGTGTTTTTTCGATCCAGTTCTTCGCAAAGTTGGGAGGGGATCTATGGAATTCAACGAACGGGAGAAGGCCGCTTTAAGCCCAACTCTGATTAATGCAGCGGCCTTCTGCATCGTCCTTTCGACGGTCTATCTAGTGGATTGATCGAGACAAAAGAGTCCGATGTTGGATTCCCATCGGTTTTCGCATGTGCGACGATCGGGCATGCGCACCGGTATTACATTTGACGTCACTGCCGCCGACAGGATCCGGCTCGAAGCCATCGTGGCAAAGCACGGTTCGCCGCAGAAGCATGCGTGGCGGGCGAAGATCATTCTGATGAGCGATGACGGCTTGGGAACCGTGACCATTATGGAGGCTACCGGCAAATCGAAGACCTGCGTGTGGCGATGGCAGGAGCGTTTTATGGCCGAAGGCGTGGATGGCCTTTTGCGCGACAAGAGCCGCCCGCCAGGCATTGCGCCACTCGATCCCGAACTGGTCGATCAGGTGATCGCGCTGACGCTGGAAACGCCCACCACCAGCGCCGGCGTGCAGGATTCATCGGCGATGTCGACGAGGCGCTGCTGCGCCGATCGCATCTCCTGCAGCAGCTTTACCGGGTCCAGCCTCGCCTGTGTTTGCGCAAGCCTGGCACGAACCGGTTCAGGCGTGCGTGGATCTGCCAGCAGTCGCTGGCACGGTGTTGCCGCAGGGTGATAGCGCTTGCGCACGCGGGCGCCGTCCCGTTCCTTTCCGGCCAGCTTGAAGGAGGGTTGGAAGAAGTTCACGAACAGCCGAACCGTCGAATAGAGCTGTGCAAGGGCAGCAGCGGCTTCACGCCCCTCCAGCCGACGATGCGTCGCGCCACGGCGCCGTTCTTCTGTTCGACGAAGGCCTGGTCATCTTTGCGGTAAGGACGGCAGCGGGTGAACTCGATGCCGGCATCCAGACAGTAGTCGCGTATCGTCTCGTTCAGGAACACGCTGTCATTGTCCGTGTCGAATCCGAGAAGCTGAAATGGCAGGAGCCGCCGTAATACCGTCAGCACCTCGCTCAACAGCTTCTGTTCACGCACCAGCAAGGGCGCGCATTCCGTCCACCCGCTCGCGATGTCGGTAAGACAAAGCGTTTGTATGAAGCTTCCCCGCGTCGTCGGTCCACTGTGCGCCACCAGGTCGGCCTCGACGAATCCAGGCGGAGGATCCTGCCAATCGGAGAAGGTTCGGATCGGAATGCTGCGCCGCAGCGCGGTGGACGCTGTACTGCGACGGCGTCTCGGCCCACCAGCGATGTCTCGAACCTCGCGAAGGGCGCGATCGATCGTGGCCGCGCTCATCGCCAATAGCCGTGTGCGGATCTCGGCGGTTAGGTGCAGATGCCCGTGACGCTCCATTGCCTCCACCAGAATCGGAATCAGCATCTTCAGACGCTTGCCGCAGATGCGATCCGAAGCTTCCCAGAGCACGATCAGCGCTTCGCGCACCGCGTCGTCATAAAGCCGGCGCTCCGGTCGCGGGCCCGAACGCTGCGCCTGTGGTCCATTCCGCAGCAACCGCATGGCATGCTTGCGGTGAACGCCGCTTACCGCCGCGAATTCATCGAGAATGCGCGACTTCTCTGCCCGATCGCCTCGGGCGTAGCGCTCCGCTACCACCTTCACCAGCTCATCCCGCGTCGCCATGCTTATCCGCCTCATCTGATTTGCTCCCGCCCCAAAACTGCGGGGAGCAAATCAGATGAGGCAACGGCCCAACATCCGGGAGCAGTTCAGGCGATGCAATGCGCGCTCTCACATTGATTGCCGCGCCGCACGCGTTCGCGATGTCGTCGTCCGGCTGATCGATTCCGTTCCTCAGAAGTCGCGAGAGGTTGGGGAGCGACATCTCATGTATCTCGAAATCCGGGCAACGGTACTCGATCTGGAGGAGCCAGGACCTG encodes:
- a CDS encoding GFA family protein; translation: MTKGSCLCGAVAYEVHGDLRPIVACHCNQCRKASGHYVAATQAELKDVVIKGDTLKWFQSSETAKRGFCSNCGSNLFWQGFGRPHISIWAGTIDGPTKLRMESQLYPESAGDYYDLPDIPVVEQSSLRE
- a CDS encoding thermonuclease family protein, which encodes MGPYAKSVASALVAVTLLGVGSAWYHNTNPLFAADTGKGVELIGRASVVDGDTIEIHGERVRFNGIDAPESAQTCDDREGKAYRCGAQAAKAVDAFLSASSPTRCDFVERDRYGRFVGDCYRADGTSVQAWIVGNGWAMDWPRYSNGKYANQQEAAKADRLGIWAGTVQPPWEWRAEGRKNLPSQPAPLVGVTSGGAKSCNIKGNISTTGERIYHVPSQQNYEKTKITEDTGERWFCSEAEAQAAGWRAAKR
- a CDS encoding IS5 family transposase yields the protein MWTEQSRGRVAKIARKTKRYPCDLTDEEWERIAPLMPVPGRRGRPREVDFREVINAVRYLVRSGCGWRMLPIHFGPWQTVYSWFRELARRFLFQTIHDVELMLDRERQGREPSPSAGVIDSQSIKAPHAKARGYDAGKKIVGRKRHIAVDTDGRLLMVNLTTADISDSAGAQAILDGIRKRWPWVKHLFADGAYDRLKLMDKACYLDFIVEIIRRTDDQKGFKVLPRRWVVERTFGWMIRWRRLVRDYEQRIDVSQAMILVAMGGIMLRRNAHP
- a CDS encoding transposase; its protein translation is MGKPLPLELRRRVVAYVDEGHGHREAARHFRVSPRFVNNLINLRRQTGSLEARRQGHVGGGKLEPHAEFVRLRLAQTGELTLDELCVELEVRGVSVHRSNVGRLLNRLGLSHKKNSTGQRAAAGRRAPGA